The Pseudomonas fluorescens genome includes a window with the following:
- a CDS encoding ATPase domain-containing protein, producing MSTSNELISAKAATGIEGLDDVLSGGLSRGHVFLLEGEPGTGKTTVALHFLLAGAKAGERSLYITLSETERELRQGATSHGWTLDDNIHIFELTPPESLLNAEHQQSLLYSSDLELGEATRQIFEVVERVKPTRVVLDSLSEIRLLAQSSLRYRRQILAIKHYFVRYDATVLLLDDLTTESLDKTVHSVAHGVIRLEELTPNYGAERRRIRVVKYRGQKYRGGYHDFTIMGDGVHVFPRLVAAEHRGQYLRQQLSSGIGEMDALLGGGIETGSSTLILGPAGTGKSLIAMIFAAAAVHRGEKAALFIFDEELGLLFERMKNIGIDLQALQETGNLLIEQVDAAELSPGEFSHRVRRCVDEGDIKTVVIDSINGYQAAMPEENALVLHMHELLLYLNRKGAATFMTVAQHGLVGDMQAPVDITYLADTVILLRYFEALGKVRRAISIIKKRTGSHESTIREYRISGLGMTIGEPLEAFQGVLRGVPTYMGESNPLLRDEHR from the coding sequence TTGTCTACATCTAACGAGTTGATCAGTGCAAAAGCCGCCACCGGCATCGAAGGACTGGACGATGTCCTTTCCGGTGGTTTGTCCCGCGGCCATGTGTTCCTGCTCGAGGGGGAACCAGGGACGGGTAAGACCACGGTCGCGCTGCATTTTCTGTTGGCCGGCGCCAAGGCTGGCGAGCGCTCGTTGTACATCACGCTATCGGAAACCGAGCGTGAACTGCGTCAGGGCGCAACCTCCCACGGGTGGACGCTGGACGACAACATTCATATTTTCGAACTGACCCCGCCCGAAAGCCTGCTCAATGCCGAGCACCAGCAGAGCCTGCTGTACTCCTCGGACCTGGAGCTGGGCGAAGCGACGCGGCAGATTTTCGAAGTGGTCGAACGGGTCAAGCCGACCCGGGTGGTGCTCGACAGCCTGTCGGAGATCCGCCTGCTGGCGCAAAGCTCCTTGCGCTATCGTCGCCAGATCCTCGCGATCAAGCACTACTTCGTGCGCTACGACGCCACGGTCCTGCTGCTCGACGACCTGACCACCGAGTCCCTCGACAAGACCGTCCACAGTGTCGCCCACGGAGTGATTCGCCTGGAAGAACTGACGCCCAACTATGGCGCCGAACGGCGGCGGATCCGGGTGGTCAAGTATCGCGGGCAGAAATACCGCGGCGGTTACCATGACTTCACCATCATGGGCGACGGCGTACACGTCTTCCCACGCCTGGTGGCCGCCGAGCACCGAGGCCAATACCTGCGCCAGCAACTCTCCAGCGGCATCGGCGAAATGGACGCCCTGCTGGGTGGCGGTATCGAGACCGGCTCCAGCACGTTGATTCTCGGCCCGGCGGGGACCGGCAAATCGCTGATAGCAATGATTTTTGCCGCCGCAGCCGTACATCGCGGCGAGAAAGCCGCGCTGTTCATCTTCGATGAAGAACTGGGCTTGTTGTTCGAACGCATGAAAAACATCGGCATCGACCTGCAAGCCCTGCAAGAGACCGGCAACCTGCTGATCGAACAAGTGGACGCCGCCGAGCTGTCTCCTGGTGAGTTCTCCCACCGCGTGCGCCGTTGTGTCGATGAGGGAGACATCAAGACCGTGGTCATCGACAGCATCAATGGCTATCAGGCGGCCATGCCGGAGGAGAACGCGCTGGTCCTGCACATGCATGAATTGTTGCTCTACCTCAACCGCAAGGGCGCGGCGACCTTCATGACTGTTGCACAGCACGGTCTGGTCGGCGACATGCAGGCGCCCGTCGACATTACTTACCTGGCTGACACGGTGATTCTTTTGCGTTATTTCGAAGCACTGGGCAAGGTGCGCCGGGCGATTTCCATCATCAAGAAACGCACGGGCAGCCATGAGTCGACCATCCGCGAATACCGCATCAGCGGCTTGGGCATGACCATCGGCGAGCCGCTCGAGGCGTTCCAAGGCGTCTTGCGAGGGGTTCCCACTTATATGGGCGAGAGCAACCCGCTGCTCAGGGATGAACACCGGTGA
- a CDS encoding tetratricopeptide repeat protein: MPSPRRRYLLLSLCVLLLIGLVALWLRSTTPQIPEAIKRGYSEALESARNGQPGAARMLYQQLGRPDLSPKRRVWLHAELPNYPSPQALKLADADLHNESPDVRRAAIGSVVGLVPTGQRSLLLGPLLDDDDQNVRFAAVNALLGLSPDDLGLYFGAMQLAIDTWEQVLEDGPKTAETHCQLARLHLHNAELKKAQRALEQALRLQPDNLPALVMQIEVLDKQGQSEAARLLLARQLQTQPASAYLQHALGMWLLQHGQNEYAVLGLAKAVELEPENRHYRYDLATTLHAEQEVEAAQKQLQEIVQRYPADRKARVLLINYWKETGQLQNVQILLAQLEQLNPDDPALQQGL; the protein is encoded by the coding sequence ATGCCCTCGCCTCGCCGCCGCTATCTGCTCCTCAGCCTCTGTGTCCTGTTGTTGATCGGTCTTGTCGCGCTATGGCTACGCAGCACCACGCCGCAAATCCCCGAAGCGATCAAGCGTGGTTACAGTGAAGCCCTGGAAAGCGCCCGCAACGGACAGCCGGGAGCGGCGCGCATGCTTTACCAGCAACTGGGGCGCCCAGACCTCTCGCCCAAGCGCCGCGTGTGGCTGCACGCCGAACTGCCCAACTACCCCAGCCCCCAAGCCCTGAAGCTGGCGGACGCGGACCTGCACAACGAATCGCCGGACGTGCGTCGAGCTGCCATCGGCAGCGTCGTCGGGCTGGTACCGACAGGCCAGCGCAGCCTGTTGCTCGGCCCGCTCCTGGATGATGATGACCAGAACGTCCGGTTCGCCGCCGTGAACGCGCTGCTGGGCTTGTCGCCGGATGATCTCGGCCTGTATTTCGGGGCGATGCAGTTAGCCATCGACACCTGGGAACAGGTGCTCGAGGACGGTCCGAAAACCGCTGAGACCCACTGCCAGCTCGCCCGACTGCACCTGCACAACGCCGAACTGAAGAAAGCCCAACGGGCCCTTGAACAGGCCCTGCGCCTGCAACCGGACAACCTGCCAGCACTGGTCATGCAGATCGAAGTACTGGACAAACAGGGCCAAAGCGAAGCTGCGCGATTATTGCTCGCCCGACAGTTGCAAACCCAGCCAGCGTCGGCTTATCTGCAACATGCGCTGGGCATGTGGCTGCTGCAACACGGCCAGAATGAGTATGCGGTGCTCGGCTTGGCAAAAGCGGTGGAGCTGGAGCCCGAGAACCGCCATTACCGTTATGACCTGGCGACCACCCTGCATGCCGAGCAGGAAGTGGAAGCCGCGCAGAAACAGCTGCAGGAAATCGTCCAGCGCTACCCCGCCGACCGCAAGGCACGGGTGCTGCTGATCAACTATTGGAAGGAGACCGGCCAATTGCAGAATGTTCAAATCCTGCTGGCGCAACTTGAACAGTTGAACCCCGATGACCCGGCGCTGCAGCAAGGCCTGTAG
- a CDS encoding hybrid sensor histidine kinase/response regulator, with product MPRDIQAKLLIVDDLPENLLALEALIKGGDREVFKALSADEALSLLLQHDFALAIIDVQMPDMNGFQLAELMRGTEKTRSIPIIFVSAAGRERNYAFTGYENGAVDFLHKPLDTQAVKSKVNVFVELYRQRKAMKEQVVALEQSRREQEVLLQQLEATRGELEQAVRMRDDFMSIVAHEVRTPLNGLILETQLRKMHLARDNAAAFSLDKVRAMVERDERQIKSLIRLIEDMLDVSRIRTGKLSIRPTRFNLTALVENLLRNFQPQIAVAECSLTCLAEPSVEGLWDEFRIEQVISNLLTNALRYGGKGPIEVRVYKTPDHACIEVQDHGIGISEENQKRIFQQFERVSSKAAAAGLGLGLFISEQIVTAHGGTITVNSRLHEGALFRVCLPLQKTVLDKTAEQTQPLRDPKVVSAAIDRTKASHE from the coding sequence ATGCCAAGAGATATTCAAGCCAAACTGCTGATCGTCGATGATCTGCCTGAGAATCTGTTGGCCCTGGAAGCGTTGATCAAGGGGGGCGACCGCGAGGTCTTCAAGGCCCTGTCGGCGGACGAAGCACTGTCCCTGCTGCTACAACACGACTTTGCCCTGGCCATCATCGATGTGCAGATGCCGGACATGAACGGTTTCCAACTGGCCGAGCTGATGCGCGGCACGGAGAAGACCCGCAGCATCCCTATCATTTTCGTCAGTGCCGCTGGTCGTGAACGCAACTATGCCTTTACCGGTTATGAAAACGGAGCGGTGGACTTCCTGCACAAGCCGTTGGACACCCAGGCGGTCAAAAGCAAGGTCAATGTGTTCGTCGAGTTGTACCGTCAACGAAAGGCCATGAAGGAGCAGGTCGTAGCCCTTGAGCAGAGTCGCCGCGAGCAAGAGGTTCTGCTGCAACAACTGGAGGCCACCCGGGGCGAGCTGGAGCAAGCGGTGCGCATGCGTGACGACTTCATGTCCATCGTCGCCCACGAGGTGCGCACGCCCCTCAATGGCCTCATCCTCGAGACACAACTGCGCAAGATGCACCTGGCCCGGGACAACGCCGCGGCCTTCAGCCTGGACAAGGTGCGGGCGATGGTTGAACGCGATGAACGGCAGATCAAGAGCCTGATCCGGCTGATCGAGGACATGCTGGATGTCTCGCGGATTCGCACCGGCAAGCTGTCGATTCGTCCGACCCGCTTCAACTTGACAGCATTGGTGGAAAACCTGCTGCGCAATTTTCAGCCGCAGATCGCCGTTGCCGAATGCTCGTTGACCTGCCTGGCTGAACCGTCGGTGGAGGGGCTTTGGGATGAGTTTCGTATCGAGCAGGTGATCTCGAACTTGTTGACCAATGCGTTGCGCTACGGCGGCAAGGGCCCGATCGAGGTGCGCGTCTACAAGACTCCCGACCACGCCTGTATCGAGGTCCAGGATCATGGCATCGGTATCAGCGAGGAAAACCAGAAACGTATTTTCCAGCAGTTCGAACGCGTATCGTCCAAGGCGGCTGCTGCCGGCCTTGGGCTGGGGCTGTTCATTTCCGAGCAGATTGTCACCGCCCATGGCGGGACAATCACGGTCAACAGTCGCCTCCATGAAGGGGCCTTGTTTCGTGTTTGCCTGCCTTTGCAGAAAACTGTCTTGGACAAAACCGCCGAACAGACGCAACCTCTGCGAGACCCCAAGGTCGTATCAGCAGCTATTGATCGAACAAAGGCTTCTCATGAGTGA
- a CDS encoding response regulator, protein MSEDAQDVVLIVEDDPSILMVLSAYLSGEGYRVLQAENGAQAFEILASKPHLDMMITDFRLPGGISGVQIAEPAVKLRPELKVIFISGYAQEVRDTDSPITRKAPVLDKPFDLDELQRIMQSMLS, encoded by the coding sequence ATGAGTGAAGATGCGCAAGATGTTGTATTGATCGTCGAGGATGACCCGTCGATCCTGATGGTGTTGTCGGCCTACCTGTCGGGCGAGGGATACCGGGTGCTACAGGCCGAAAACGGTGCCCAGGCGTTCGAGATCCTGGCGAGCAAGCCTCATCTGGACATGATGATTACCGATTTCCGCCTGCCGGGTGGTATCTCCGGCGTGCAGATCGCCGAGCCTGCGGTCAAGTTGCGTCCTGAGCTGAAGGTCATTTTCATCAGTGGCTACGCGCAGGAAGTGCGCGACACTGACAGCCCCATTACCCGCAAGGCGCCGGTCCTGGACAAGCCGTTCGACCTGGATGAGCTGCAGCGCATCATGCAGTCGATGTTGTCGTAG
- a CDS encoding response regulator codes for MTLAEPLSERALILAPLGRDSQIALMILNEAGFAGLICRHLGHLCEELEKGAGLLVISSEALVGPDLEALFLHIEQQPAWSDLPIVLLTHHGGPEQNPAARIGTQLGNVTFLERPFHPVTLISLVTTALRGRRRQYEARDRLIDLSNSELRLQTTLETLEQQVEERTAQLRHNEEALRQSQKMEAVGQLTGGIAHDFNNMLTGIIGSLELLRRRLARGRTEDLDSLIDLGVTSANRAAGLTHRLLAFSRRQSLDSKAVQMNTLVLSMGELLQRSLNESIHLDMQLDEQLWVAEADPNQLESALLNLVLNARDAMPNGGNLVVKTCNQHLDADFTDAYTNLEPGDYVVLSVQDSGCGMPEAIIGRAFDPFFTTKPIGQGTGLGLSMIYGFSKQSRGHVTIDSEVDKGTTVNLYLPRFRGEEIHEPQATTPHAPHAQDGETVLIVEDDPAVRVLVSAVLSELGYAFVEAADANGAVPILQSGQRIDLLISDVGLPGMNGRQLAEIGRQIRPDLRVLFITGYAEHAAVRGGFLDPGMQMITKPFTFDLLTAKVREMITV; via the coding sequence GTGACGCTGGCCGAGCCCCTGTCCGAGCGGGCGCTGATCCTCGCGCCGCTGGGACGGGACAGCCAGATCGCCTTGATGATCCTCAATGAAGCCGGTTTTGCCGGCCTCATCTGCCGTCATCTGGGTCATTTGTGCGAAGAATTGGAAAAAGGTGCCGGCCTGTTGGTGATTTCCTCGGAAGCCCTGGTGGGGCCTGATCTGGAAGCACTGTTCCTGCACATCGAGCAACAGCCGGCCTGGTCTGACCTGCCCATTGTCTTGCTGACCCATCACGGCGGCCCGGAACAGAACCCGGCGGCGCGTATCGGTACGCAACTGGGCAACGTGACCTTCCTTGAGCGCCCCTTCCACCCAGTGACCCTGATCAGCCTGGTGACCACCGCCCTGCGAGGTCGTCGAAGGCAGTACGAAGCCCGCGACCGCCTGATCGACCTGAGCAACAGCGAACTGCGCCTGCAAACCACCCTTGAAACCCTTGAACAGCAAGTGGAAGAACGCACCGCCCAGCTGCGCCATAACGAAGAGGCATTGCGCCAGTCACAGAAAATGGAAGCAGTCGGCCAACTCACCGGCGGTATCGCCCACGACTTCAACAACATGCTCACCGGAATCATCGGCAGCCTCGAACTGCTGCGCCGGCGCCTGGCCCGGGGCCGCACCGAGGACCTGGACAGCCTGATCGACCTGGGCGTGACCTCGGCCAACCGCGCCGCCGGCCTGACCCATCGCCTGCTGGCGTTTTCCCGTCGGCAATCACTGGACTCCAAGGCCGTCCAGATGAATACGCTGGTACTGTCCATGGGCGAGTTGCTGCAACGCAGCCTCAACGAAAGCATCCACCTGGACATGCAGCTGGACGAGCAGCTCTGGGTCGCCGAAGCCGACCCCAACCAACTGGAAAGCGCCCTGCTCAACCTGGTCCTCAACGCCCGGGATGCCATGCCCAATGGCGGGAACCTGGTGGTAAAGACCTGCAACCAGCACCTTGACGCCGACTTTACCGACGCCTACACCAACCTGGAACCCGGCGACTATGTGGTGCTGAGCGTGCAGGACAGCGGTTGCGGCATGCCCGAAGCGATCATCGGTCGTGCGTTCGATCCGTTCTTCACCACCAAGCCAATCGGCCAGGGCACCGGGCTGGGCCTGTCGATGATCTATGGGTTCAGCAAGCAATCGCGCGGGCATGTGACCATCGACAGCGAAGTCGACAAAGGCACCACGGTGAACCTTTACCTGCCGCGCTTTCGCGGCGAGGAAATACACGAACCACAGGCCACCACCCCACATGCACCGCATGCGCAGGACGGTGAGACCGTGCTGATTGTCGAGGACGATCCAGCGGTGCGAGTACTGGTGAGCGCGGTGTTGAGCGAGTTGGGCTATGCCTTTGTGGAAGCGGCCGACGCCAACGGCGCCGTACCAATCCTCCAGTCAGGCCAACGCATCGACCTGCTGATCAGCGACGTGGGCCTGCCCGGCATGAATGGCCGGCAACTGGCAGAAATCGGCCGGCAGATCCGCCCGGACCTGCGGGTACTGTTCATCACCGGTTACGCGGAACATGCAGCGGTACGCGGCGGTTTCCTTGACCCGGGGATGCAGATGATCACCAAGCCATTCACGTTTGATTTGTTGACGGCCAAGGTGCGGGAGATGATCACGGTTTGA